Genomic DNA from Streptomyces sp. GS7:
GCGGCCGCGCTACCTGCCGACCATCAGCGGGCCGTCGTGCCGGACCAGCCAGTCGCGGTACGCCTCGCTCGCCCAGGCGATCTCCATGTACGAGGCGGTCAGATCGGCGAACAGGTCGTCGGCGGAGGCGGCCGCGGCACCGTCCGGGCGGCAGGCCATGAAGAGGCGGACGGCCAGCGGGTCGCCGTGCAGCGGGCGGATCGCCATGCCGGGGCGGTCGCGGGCGGTGGGCTGGCAGGGGGTGACGACCTCGCCGGCCGTGACGAGGTCCACCGTGGTGAGGTAGTCGCCGTGCACCACGCGGGGGTTGATCCCGGCCGCGGCCCAGATGCGGCGCAGTCCGGCCCACTCGCCGTCGACGGTCGGGTCGACCATCCACTGGTCGGCCGCGAGGTCGGCGACCCGGACGACGGACCGGGCGGCGGCCGGGTGGGTGTCCGCCAGAGCGATGAACTGGGGCTCCCTGGCGAGGAGTTCGTGCTCCACCAGGCCCTCGGGCACGCGCAGCGGAGCGCCCTCGACCTCGTGCACGAAGGCGGCGTCGAGCTGCCCCATCGCGACCATGTGCAGCAGGGCGTTGGCGGACACATCGGT
This window encodes:
- a CDS encoding LysR family transcriptional regulator, with product MELEVRHLRALCAIADTGSVRKAARQLGMTQPSLTTQLRRIEKALGGQLFFREPSGSRPTPLGHSVLCRARPIVAEMRALVEEIASVSVREEGARLHIGSTNSPAVAGWLRRLRVRLPETDTTIRTDVSANALLHMVAMGQLDAAFVHEVEGAPLRVPEGLVEHELLAREPQFIALADTHPAAARSVVRVADLAADQWMVDPTVDGEWAGLRRIWAAAGINPRVVHGDYLTTVDLVTAGEVVTPCQPTARDRPGMAIRPLHGDPLAVRLFMACRPDGAAAASADDLFADLTASYMEIAWASEAYRDWLVRHDGPLMVGR